In a genomic window of Octadecabacter temperatus:
- a CDS encoding ATPase, with product MNMQTSNVMAPPAPKTLEAMSLSPVMMRDILIKTMFRTNLENVSAIAKVICLPNNVTQQLVDGIREQNLCEATGTLNANNGNEMGYQLTDAGKARALDALAQSEYFGSMPVPLEVYREQVERQSIRNIQVTRDQLINAMGHLILPPDLLDQLGPAVGAGRSILMYGPPGNGKSAISNGIRDALGDKIYIPRAIEYSGQVITVYDPIVHSAAEEDVDDPNSLRRTSGRYDTRYVKCERPTVVTGGELTTTMLDLVYNPTARTYQAPLQLKSSGGIFIIDDLGRQAEPPQAIVNRWIVPLEENRDILALQSGEKFEVPFDTLVIFSTNFHPNEIFDKAALRRIFFKIKIDGPDQEGFLKIFAMMARKKKMPLDEKALVHLLQKKYPTIDNIYANYQPIFLIDQMISICEFEGIPYQMTPDLIDRAWANMFVKEEKIVH from the coding sequence ATGAATATGCAAACCTCCAACGTCATGGCGCCACCCGCGCCCAAGACCCTTGAAGCAATGTCGCTTTCTCCAGTGATGATGCGCGACATCCTTATAAAGACGATGTTTCGCACCAACCTTGAAAACGTCAGCGCGATTGCCAAAGTGATCTGCCTGCCAAACAACGTCACCCAGCAATTGGTCGACGGTATTCGCGAACAAAACCTGTGCGAAGCCACCGGTACGCTAAACGCGAACAACGGCAATGAAATGGGCTATCAGCTCACGGATGCGGGGAAAGCACGTGCGTTGGATGCTCTGGCACAGTCTGAATACTTCGGCTCAATGCCTGTCCCGCTTGAAGTTTATCGCGAGCAAGTTGAACGCCAGTCCATCCGCAACATCCAAGTCACCCGTGACCAGCTGATCAACGCGATGGGCCATCTGATTTTGCCACCTGACCTGCTGGACCAACTTGGGCCAGCCGTTGGCGCCGGTCGATCTATTCTGATGTACGGCCCCCCCGGTAACGGTAAGTCCGCGATTTCAAACGGTATTCGCGACGCTCTTGGCGATAAAATCTACATCCCACGTGCCATTGAATATTCTGGTCAGGTCATCACCGTATATGACCCGATTGTGCACTCGGCCGCCGAAGAAGACGTGGACGACCCGAACTCATTGCGCCGCACATCCGGGCGGTACGATACCCGCTATGTGAAATGCGAACGCCCGACTGTTGTGACCGGTGGTGAATTGACCACAACCATGTTGGACCTTGTCTACAACCCGACCGCGCGGACCTATCAGGCGCCGCTGCAGCTGAAATCGTCTGGCGGTATCTTCATCATCGATGACCTTGGACGCCAAGCGGAACCGCCACAGGCCATCGTCAACCGTTGGATTGTTCCACTGGAAGAAAACCGCGATATTCTCGCGTTGCAGTCCGGTGAAAAGTTCGAAGTTCCATTCGATACGCTCGTCATTTTCTCGACCAACTTCCACCCGAACGAGATCTTCGATAAAGCGGCCCTGCGTCGTATCTTCTTTAAGATTAAGATCGACGGTCCGGACCAAGAAGGTTTCTTAAAGATCTTCGCGATGATGGCGCGTAAGAAAAAGATGCCGTTGGATGAGAAAGCTTTGGTGCATCTCTTGCAAAAGAAATACCCGACGATCGACAATATCTACGCGAACTATCAGCCGATTTTCCTGATCGATCAGATGATTTCAATCTGTGAGTTTGAGGGTATCCCATACCAAATGACCCCAGATCTGATTGATCGTGCATGGGCAAACATGTTCGTGAAAGAAGAGAAGATCGTCCACTAA
- a CDS encoding tetratricopeptide repeat protein produces MRHPIVISAALMGTLALAACDQSGEAQVERALQDVNVVDETNLNDVMLTVADPNEAVNYFLRASTNDPGRIDLMRGLGKSLIRARRPAEAAAAWKSVVEHEDSTLDDRIDLADALIRTNDWTAAEEVLDQIPPTHETYKRYRLEAMVADSNEEWDNADSFYETAAGLTTSPAGVLNNWGFSKLTRGDYSGAERLFTDALRNDSDLFTAKNNLVLARGAQRNYDLPVIQMSQVERAQLLHTLALTAIKQNDLTIGRGLLREAIDTHPQHFEAAVRSLRALEDNVTN; encoded by the coding sequence ATGCGCCACCCTATCGTTATTTCCGCAGCCCTGATGGGTACGTTGGCATTGGCCGCGTGCGATCAATCTGGCGAAGCACAAGTCGAACGCGCGTTGCAAGACGTGAATGTTGTCGACGAAACCAACCTTAATGATGTGATGTTGACCGTCGCGGACCCGAACGAGGCCGTGAACTACTTTTTGCGCGCATCGACCAACGACCCGGGTCGTATCGATTTGATGCGTGGCCTCGGTAAGTCCTTGATCCGCGCCCGTCGCCCCGCTGAAGCAGCGGCGGCATGGAAATCTGTGGTTGAGCATGAAGACTCGACCCTTGATGACCGCATCGACCTTGCAGATGCCTTGATCCGCACCAACGACTGGACCGCAGCGGAAGAAGTTCTCGACCAAATTCCGCCGACCCACGAGACGTACAAGCGCTACCGCCTTGAAGCGATGGTCGCGGACAGCAACGAAGAATGGGACAACGCGGACAGCTTCTATGAAACAGCGGCTGGTCTTACGACCTCCCCTGCTGGCGTCCTCAACAACTGGGGCTTCTCTAAGCTAACGCGTGGTGATTATTCCGGTGCGGAACGTCTGTTCACGGACGCCCTGCGCAATGACTCCGACCTATTTACCGCCAAGAACAACCTTGTTCTGGCACGCGGAGCGCAGCGCAACTACGATCTACCGGTTATTCAGATGTCTCAAGTTGAACGTGCGCAGTTGCTCCATACGTTGGCGCTTACGGCGATCAAGCAGAACGATCTGACCATTGGTCGCGGGCTGCTTCGTGAAGCGATCGACACGCATCCTCAGCACTTTGAAGCGGCCGTTCGCTCGCTCCGTGCGCTCGAAGATAACGTGACGAACTAA
- a CDS encoding tetratricopeptide repeat protein produces MRRLVAILIAISVLAGCGEGAFAPTEGDRVFAPGVSGNSSIDGLEVGHRLMAAGEYDLALRAYTRAAGQQGLNVDTLSALGSANLKLGRLNQAESLLRRAVDEDPAFPPAWNNLGVILMERGKISEAAQVFRRAFATDNGNSDEIRDNLRLALANLENPFNTTQQENEPFQLVRRGTGDVLLLSTL; encoded by the coding sequence ATGCGTAGACTTGTAGCTATCCTAATCGCAATAAGCGTCCTCGCCGGCTGTGGTGAGGGCGCTTTTGCGCCAACTGAGGGTGATCGGGTCTTCGCCCCCGGTGTTTCGGGCAATTCCAGCATTGATGGTCTTGAGGTCGGGCATCGTTTGATGGCAGCCGGCGAATACGATTTAGCCCTGCGCGCCTATACCCGCGCTGCCGGTCAACAAGGCTTAAATGTTGATACCCTATCTGCGCTTGGCTCTGCCAACCTTAAGCTCGGGCGCCTGAACCAAGCCGAAAGCCTATTGCGCCGCGCCGTAGACGAAGACCCTGCCTTCCCCCCTGCATGGAACAATTTGGGCGTCATTTTGATGGAACGCGGCAAAATCAGTGAAGCAGCGCAAGTTTTTCGTCGCGCATTTGCCACGGATAACGGCAATTCCGACGAAATTCGGGACAACCTGCGCTTGGCGCTCGCAAATTTGGAAAATCCGTTTAATACTACTCAGCAAGAGAACGAACCGTTCCAATTGGTGCGGCGGGGCACCGGCGACGTGCTGCTCCTGTCGACACTGTAG
- the folD gene encoding bifunctional methylenetetrahydrofolate dehydrogenase/methenyltetrahydrofolate cyclohydrolase FolD has protein sequence MTATVIDGKAFAAKVRGQVAEHVAKLKEEHGITPGLAVVLVGEDPASEVYVAAKHRQTVEVGMASFEHKLPADVSEDALFEVIDKLNADPKVHGILCQFPVPDHLSERRVVARIDPNKDVDGLSVANAGLLASGETGLVSCTPLGCLMLLRDQLGNMSGMNAVVVGRSNLFGKPMAQLLLQENCTVTIAHSRTKDLAEVCGRADILVAAVGRAEMVQGDWVKPGATVIDVGITRIPHPEKPGKSKLLGDVEFGSASNVAAAITPVPGGVGPMTIACLLANTLTACCRSNGLPEPEGLTA, from the coding sequence ATGACAGCGACAGTGATTGACGGAAAAGCCTTTGCAGCCAAGGTGCGTGGCCAAGTGGCCGAGCATGTGGCGAAGTTGAAGGAAGAGCACGGCATCACGCCTGGTCTTGCTGTTGTGTTGGTCGGTGAAGATCCTGCAAGCGAAGTTTACGTCGCGGCTAAACATCGCCAGACAGTCGAAGTCGGGATGGCGTCGTTCGAACATAAACTACCAGCGGATGTTTCCGAGGACGCCTTGTTTGAAGTTATCGACAAATTGAATGCGGACCCGAAGGTGCACGGCATCTTATGCCAATTCCCTGTTCCCGACCATTTGAGTGAACGTCGCGTTGTGGCACGCATTGACCCGAACAAAGATGTCGACGGGCTGAGCGTTGCAAATGCAGGTCTTTTGGCAAGCGGTGAAACGGGCCTTGTGTCGTGTACGCCACTTGGATGTTTGATGTTATTGCGTGATCAGTTGGGCAACATGTCAGGTATGAACGCCGTTGTCGTTGGTCGTTCCAATCTGTTTGGTAAACCTATGGCGCAACTGCTTTTGCAGGAAAATTGCACAGTCACGATCGCACATTCACGCACCAAAGATTTAGCCGAAGTATGTGGCCGCGCTGATATTCTGGTGGCGGCTGTAGGGCGCGCGGAAATGGTGCAGGGCGATTGGGTGAAACCAGGCGCCACGGTTATCGACGTTGGCATCACGCGCATTCCGCACCCTGAAAAGCCGGGTAAGTCAAAACTCTTGGGTGACGTTGAATTTGGGTCTGCATCAAACGTTGCGGCTGCGATCACACCTGTACCAGGTGGTGTTGGTCCGATGACGATCGCATGTCTGTTGGCGAACACCCTGACGGCCTGTTGCCGATCCAATGGCTTGCCAGAACCCGAAGGTCTTACAGCCTAG
- a CDS encoding prepilin peptidase, with the protein MFAFPEVSVTVTQSIAFLIFVAPLCIYVAWNDLRAMKIPTWSTDALAIVFVVVGYWVMPFSDYLWRYAHFGVVLIVAILANAIGAMGAGDSKFLASAAPFVALDDTGFVLMLLGAGMAAGLAIHRIARSIPAVRNMVPDWDSWAQKKRFPMGFPMGAVLIVYLAIPLF; encoded by the coding sequence GTGTTCGCATTTCCTGAAGTCTCGGTCACGGTTACGCAATCCATTGCGTTCCTGATCTTCGTCGCACCCCTGTGCATCTATGTTGCGTGGAACGATCTGCGGGCGATGAAGATCCCCACATGGTCCACCGACGCGCTTGCGATCGTGTTTGTGGTGGTGGGCTACTGGGTGATGCCGTTTAGCGATTATTTGTGGCGTTACGCACACTTCGGGGTCGTTCTTATAGTTGCGATACTTGCCAACGCGATTGGCGCGATGGGCGCAGGCGATAGTAAATTTCTGGCATCTGCGGCCCCTTTTGTGGCGCTAGATGACACAGGATTTGTACTTATGCTGCTTGGGGCCGGTATGGCGGCGGGTCTTGCGATCCATCGCATCGCCCGATCCATTCCAGCGGTGCGCAACATGGTCCCAGATTGGGATAGCTGGGCCCAAAAGAAGCGCTTCCCGATGGGCTTCCCAATGGGAGCGGTCTTGATCGTTTACCTTGCGATCCCGCTCTTCTGA